The following coding sequences are from one Rathayibacter sp. VKM Ac-2760 window:
- a CDS encoding 3-oxoacyl-ACP synthase III, giving the protein MPRSTIGQGVPLDGNATTTHRNVALLSVATTMAPRVTTSEEIDARLAPALKRLRLPTGLLQRVAGVQERRNWGPEQGFDGAAIEAGKRALAEAGIRPDQIGLIINTSVTRKHLEPSVAVRLHHGLGLPSSAINFDIANACLGFVNGMTLAAQLIDSGQIKYAMIIDGEDADEIQVNTIERLSREGIKRKDFMSEFASLTLGSGAAAAILGPADEHPKGHRILGGITRAATQFNELCVGSVDGMFTDAKALLKGGMELVVSAWKEAKRDWSWGGMDRYIMHQVSDVHTNAFVKAVGIDPELVPTTYPTLGNVGPASIPITLAQESKTLEPGHRVLLLGVGSGINTAMLEIAW; this is encoded by the coding sequence ATGCCGAGATCGACAATTGGACAGGGAGTTCCGTTGGACGGAAACGCAACGACCACGCACCGCAACGTCGCATTGCTGTCCGTCGCTACCACGATGGCCCCCCGGGTGACCACGTCGGAAGAGATCGACGCGCGACTGGCGCCGGCGCTGAAGCGGCTGCGACTCCCCACCGGACTCCTCCAGCGCGTCGCCGGCGTGCAGGAGCGGCGCAACTGGGGTCCGGAGCAGGGCTTCGACGGCGCCGCGATCGAGGCGGGCAAGCGCGCGCTGGCCGAGGCCGGCATCCGGCCCGACCAGATCGGGCTGATCATCAACACCTCGGTCACCCGCAAGCACCTCGAGCCCTCGGTCGCCGTCCGGCTGCACCACGGGCTCGGCCTGCCGTCGTCCGCGATCAACTTCGACATCGCGAACGCGTGCCTCGGCTTCGTCAACGGGATGACGCTCGCGGCCCAGCTGATCGACTCCGGCCAGATCAAGTACGCGATGATCATCGACGGCGAGGACGCCGACGAGATCCAGGTCAACACGATCGAGCGCCTCAGCCGCGAGGGCATCAAGCGCAAGGACTTCATGAGCGAGTTCGCGAGCCTGACCCTCGGGTCCGGCGCCGCGGCCGCGATCCTCGGCCCGGCCGACGAGCACCCCAAGGGCCACCGGATCCTCGGCGGCATCACCCGCGCGGCCACCCAGTTCAACGAGCTCTGCGTCGGCAGCGTCGACGGGATGTTCACCGACGCGAAGGCGCTGCTCAAGGGCGGCATGGAGCTCGTCGTCTCGGCCTGGAAGGAGGCGAAGCGCGACTGGAGCTGGGGCGGGATGGACCGCTACATCATGCATCAGGTGTCGGACGTGCACACCAACGCCTTCGTGAAGGCCGTCGGCATCGACCCCGAGCTGGTCCCCACCACCTACCCGACGCTCGGCAACGTCGGCCCCGCGTCGATCCCGATCACCCTCGCGCAGGAGTCGAAGACCCTCGAGCCGGGCCACCGAGTCCTGCTGCTGGGCGTCGGCTCCGGCATCAACACCGCGATGCTCGAGATCGCCTGGTGA